In Nostoc sp. UHCC 0926, a single genomic region encodes these proteins:
- a CDS encoding S8 family peptidase, producing MVESSQGFPHIDLRLTTEGRAASPPGAFRKNPITLANLGNRQEHGKKLKVSIETLIFDWQDAQEKREEKNKFKVLYPISLILKIDPSYFDADGLRTFGIEVIAELEDGYILGISLDIELSEFQKKIEKFINKERGGNKVAQIWEIIDRSRRSEYILAQDLIEHWYQVEDDQIYTVDVGISCLGSNPLFPNYPTSKPHESDAQFFQRIDIWMKKRQSIYQQWNEIKSTRENQFKAFIQENKGIFLKNSDEDIPKLAQLPDSFSCRIQISGQGLKDLIFNFPYIFEISLYNENSEKSSINNNQIFSQIKEYYTTKFDTEQEISEFQKKLVKLVTENFGNKQITNIWEIFDGTKRPEYILSPELMEHWNKVKDDQIYTVDVGLSCIGNKEQFTDYPVQKIHESNSQFIPRVNNWINQRNLSYEQWDNIKSEIEEQFLDFVQGKEYNGVIIKNIDGHISKYAHIPDCFLCRIKICGKGIKDLVFSFPYIFDVSEPNEFLELIQKENLYDVFSPLFQLEPPEFNAPKVCIIDSGIQERHPLLKAAIDSVNSISWVPGEIDKTADYVNGGHGTSVAGAVLYPRTIPRTESKKCIFWIQNARVLDKKCKLPKQLFPPNLLDEIVGIYQTQAGTRLFNHSINASVPCRTRYMSAWASAIDNLTWQNDILFIVSAGNLPLDGKIGFTRLSVKEHLAANRIYPDYLLDSSCRIADPAQSFQALTVGSIALNSYHVPPYYSIAQKDKPSAFSCCGLGIWETIKPEVVEYGGDLVIDEGLPPNITFPKDVCPELVRSTLNGGPAIGADKVGTSFAVPKVSHIAARLAAELPNESCLLYRALIVQSARWPEWIVGYGGDKLHILRQIGYGLPDVDRALGNAPNRITLMTTGERRIVAKQAHVYQVKLPEKLRSQGESFKIFLEVTLSYKAQPRRTRRNRRKYLSTWLDWECSKKGEDPELFKARVLEEFVAPEDAEKGEGLFKWMLGKQNHHGIIKGVSRSAGTLQKDWAVVNSFELTEAFSIAVVGHEGWNNDPEASVPYSLVMSFEAIQVDIPIYTSIVEAQVETEIQPPIEIQSIVGS from the coding sequence GTTGAAAGTTCTCAGGGTTTTCCGCATATCGATCTTAGGTTGACAACAGAAGGACGTGCTGCATCGCCACCAGGTGCATTCAGAAAAAATCCAATAACACTTGCTAATTTGGGTAATCGCCAAGAACATGGTAAGAAACTAAAGGTTTCAATAGAAACCCTAATATTTGATTGGCAAGATGCTCAAGAAAAACGCGAAGAAAAGAACAAATTTAAAGTTCTCTATCCTATCTCGCTTATTTTGAAGATAGATCCTTCTTATTTCGATGCAGACGGACTTAGAACATTTGGCATTGAAGTAATTGCTGAATTGGAGGATGGATATATTCTTGGTATTTCCCTTGATATAGAACTAAGTGAGTTCCAAAAAAAGATAGAAAAATTTATTAATAAAGAACGTGGTGGTAATAAAGTTGCACAAATTTGGGAAATTATAGATAGGAGTAGAAGGTCCGAATATATTCTTGCCCAAGATTTAATAGAACATTGGTATCAAGTTGAAGATGACCAGATATATACTGTTGATGTAGGAATATCTTGTCTTGGAAGTAATCCTTTATTTCCTAATTATCCAACAAGCAAGCCTCATGAAAGTGATGCTCAATTTTTTCAAAGAATCGATATTTGGATGAAAAAACGTCAATCAATATATCAACAATGGAATGAAATTAAGTCAACAAGAGAAAATCAATTTAAAGCCTTTATTCAAGAAAATAAAGGAATTTTCTTAAAGAATAGTGACGAAGATATTCCTAAGTTAGCCCAACTGCCAGATAGCTTTTCTTGCCGTATTCAAATATCAGGACAAGGTTTAAAAGATTTAATTTTTAATTTTCCATATATTTTCGAGATTAGTTTATACAATGAAAATTCAGAGAAATCTTCAATAAATAATAATCAAATATTTTCTCAAATAAAAGAATATTATACTACTAAATTTGATACTGAACAAGAAATTAGTGAATTTCAGAAAAAATTAGTAAAACTTGTCACAGAAAATTTTGGAAATAAGCAAATTACTAATATCTGGGAAATTTTTGATGGAACTAAAAGACCAGAATATATTCTTTCCCCAGAATTAATGGAACATTGGAATAAAGTTAAAGATGACCAGATATATACTGTTGATGTAGGGTTATCCTGTATAGGAAATAAAGAGCAATTTACTGACTATCCAGTACAAAAAATTCATGAAAGTAACTCTCAGTTTATTCCGAGAGTTAATAACTGGATTAACCAACGTAATTTATCCTATGAACAATGGGATAATATCAAATCTGAAATTGAGGAACAATTTCTAGATTTTGTTCAAGGTAAAGAATATAATGGAGTAATTATAAAAAATATTGATGGACATATTTCTAAATATGCTCATATACCAGACTGTTTCTTATGTAGAATTAAAATTTGCGGTAAAGGGATAAAAGATTTAGTTTTCAGTTTTCCGTATATTTTTGATGTCAGTGAACCAAATGAATTTTTAGAACTTATTCAAAAAGAAAATTTATATGATGTTTTCTCCCCCTTATTTCAACTAGAGCCTCCAGAATTTAACGCTCCCAAAGTATGTATTATAGATAGTGGGATTCAAGAAAGACATCCATTACTAAAAGCAGCGATTGACTCAGTAAACTCTATATCTTGGGTTCCTGGAGAGATAGATAAAACTGCTGATTATGTTAATGGTGGACACGGAACTAGTGTAGCCGGTGCTGTTCTTTATCCAAGAACTATACCTCGTACAGAAAGTAAAAAATGTATTTTCTGGATTCAAAATGCAAGAGTTTTAGATAAAAAATGTAAATTACCTAAGCAACTATTTCCACCTAATCTTCTAGATGAGATTGTAGGAATTTACCAAACACAAGCAGGAACAAGATTATTTAATCATTCTATCAATGCTTCTGTTCCTTGTAGAACTCGATATATGAGTGCTTGGGCATCAGCTATTGATAATTTAACATGGCAAAATGATATTCTCTTTATTGTCTCAGCAGGAAACTTACCTCTAGATGGTAAAATTGGCTTTACAAGATTATCTGTCAAAGAACATCTTGCTGCAAATCGAATATATCCAGATTATTTACTGGATAGTTCTTGTAGAATTGCTGATCCAGCACAAAGTTTTCAAGCTTTAACGGTTGGCTCTATTGCTTTGAATTCTTATCATGTACCACCTTATTATTCGATTGCACAGAAAGATAAACCCTCCGCTTTTTCGTGCTGTGGATTAGGAATTTGGGAGACGATTAAACCGGAAGTAGTTGAGTATGGTGGAGATTTAGTAATAGATGAAGGTTTACCACCAAATATTACTTTTCCTAAAGATGTTTGTCCCGAATTAGTAAGATCAACTTTGAACGGTGGCCCAGCGATTGGGGCTGATAAAGTTGGTACTTCTTTTGCAGTACCCAAAGTAAGCCATATTGCTGCACGTCTTGCTGCTGAGTTACCTAATGAAAGTTGCCTTCTTTACCGTGCATTAATAGTACAATCAGCAAGATGGCCAGAATGGATAGTGGGATATGGTGGCGATAAACTGCACATCCTACGTCAAATTGGTTATGGTCTTCCCGATGTTGATCGTGCTTTGGGTAATGCTCCCAATAGAATCACTTTGATGACAACAGGAGAGCGCCGTATTGTAGCTAAACAAGCTCATGTTTACCAAGTAAAACTCCCAGAAAAATTACGTTCTCAAGGAGAGTCATTTAAGATTTTTCTGGAGGTTACTTTATCGTACAAAGCCCAACCACGTCGAACCCGTAGAAATCGCCGAAAATATCTTTCAACTTGGCTTGATTGGGAATGTAGTAAAAAAGGAGAAGATCCAGAACTTTTTAAGGCTAGAGTTTTGGAAGAGTTTGTTGCTCCAGAAGATGCAGAGAAGGGAGAAGGTCTTTTTAAATGGATGCTCGGCAAACAAAATCATCACGGAATAATTAAAGGTGTATCTAGAAGTGCAGGAACCCTTCAGAAGGATTGGGCTGTTGTAAATTCATTTGAACTCACGGAAGCATTTTCTATTGCGGTAGTTGGACATGAAGGTTGGAATAACGATCCAGAAGCTAGCGTTCCATACTCTTTAGTTATGAGCTTTGAAGCTATACAAGTTGATATTCCAATTTATACGTCAATTGTCGAGGCTCAAGTTGAAACAGAGATTCAACCCCCGATAGAAATTCAATCTATTGTAGGTAGCTGA
- a CDS encoding helix-turn-helix domain-containing protein: MARFPDNNVTHQDIAEVLNATRVTVPRLLQQLEEKRTVLRYKRRIILRLPNKLIENYSSALY, from the coding sequence ATAGCGAGATTCCCTGATAATAATGTCACCCATCAAGATATTGCTGAAGTGTTAAATGCCACACGAGTAACAGTTCCCCGACTCCTACAACAGTTGGAGGAAAAAAGAACAGTTTTACGTTACAAACGCCGCATTATTTTGCGCTTACCAAATAAATTAATTGAAAATTATAGTTCAGCACTATATTAA
- a CDS encoding iron uptake porin: MTKRFWNLFKVSPVIVAATFFVANSALAAEVNEQVTNVAQLSEAQDSNSMSQVTSVSQFSDVQPTDWAFQALQSLVERYGCIAGYPNSTYRGNRAMTRYEFAAGLNACLDRVNELIATATADLVTKQDLATLQRLQEEYSAELATLRGRVDGLEARTSELEANQFSTTTKLVGEAIFAVSDVFGNNRAVPGGNPTQDLDSNTTFSDRVRLNLLSSFTGKDQLQIRLNANNTISNAGVSGTNMTRLGFDGNNNNSVVIDKINYAFNFSDAVRVKVDATNGELYENVNTFNPDFASSARGALSRFGRFSPIYRQGQGGAGLTVTFNPNGPISLTGAYLARTANDPTVNNGLLDGDNAIFGQLSFQPTKAFNIGLTYAHTYQGDTVANNLFQGTGSTFANNPFGANTRTESNNYGVEATFQFSSKLAISGWGGYTTTDAQTGVNAGADADIWYWAGSLALRDFGGKGNVLGVIFGQPPRVTGGSIKNVAANVNLDDDTSYHLEGLYKLKVSDNIQVTPGLLVIFNPEHNDANDTEYVGTLRTTFTF; the protein is encoded by the coding sequence ATGACAAAACGATTCTGGAATCTTTTTAAGGTTAGTCCGGTTATTGTCGCTGCTACATTTTTCGTTGCGAATAGTGCTTTAGCCGCTGAAGTCAACGAACAGGTAACAAATGTTGCCCAGTTATCTGAAGCTCAAGACTCTAACAGCATGAGTCAGGTAACATCAGTTTCGCAATTTTCGGATGTGCAGCCCACAGATTGGGCATTCCAAGCTTTACAATCCCTAGTTGAGCGCTACGGCTGTATTGCAGGTTATCCCAACAGTACCTATCGTGGGAACCGGGCTATGACCCGTTATGAATTTGCCGCAGGTTTGAATGCCTGTTTAGATCGGGTTAACGAACTGATTGCTACAGCTACTGCCGATTTGGTCACTAAACAAGACCTGGCTACTTTACAGCGTTTACAAGAAGAATATTCTGCTGAACTAGCAACCCTGCGCGGTCGTGTAGATGGACTAGAAGCTCGCACTTCTGAGTTGGAAGCCAATCAGTTCTCCACTACTACCAAGTTGGTTGGAGAAGCAATTTTCGCCGTGTCTGATGTTTTTGGTAACAATAGAGCAGTTCCTGGTGGTAATCCGACTCAAGACTTAGATTCTAACACCACTTTTTCTGACCGCGTTCGTTTGAACTTGTTGAGCAGTTTCACTGGTAAAGACCAGTTGCAAATTCGTCTGAATGCTAACAACACCATCTCTAATGCTGGTGTGAGCGGTACTAACATGACCCGCTTGGGCTTTGACGGTAACAACAACAACTCTGTTGTGATCGATAAAATCAATTATGCTTTCAACTTTAGTGACGCAGTGCGTGTCAAGGTTGATGCTACTAATGGTGAGTTATACGAAAACGTTAATACCTTCAACCCTGACTTTGCTAGCTCTGCTAGAGGTGCTCTCTCTCGCTTTGGACGTTTCAGCCCCATATATCGTCAAGGTCAAGGTGGCGCTGGTTTGACTGTTACTTTCAATCCTAATGGCCCTATCAGCTTGACTGGTGCTTATCTAGCTAGGACTGCTAATGACCCTACCGTGAATAATGGGTTATTAGATGGTGATAACGCCATCTTTGGTCAGTTATCTTTCCAACCCACCAAAGCTTTTAATATTGGTCTAACCTATGCGCACACTTATCAAGGTGATACTGTTGCCAACAACCTTTTCCAAGGTACAGGTAGTACTTTTGCTAACAATCCTTTTGGGGCTAACACTCGTACCGAATCCAACAACTACGGTGTAGAAGCTACATTCCAATTTAGCTCTAAGTTGGCTATTAGTGGTTGGGGAGGTTATACAACTACCGATGCTCAGACTGGTGTTAATGCGGGTGCAGATGCAGATATTTGGTACTGGGCTGGATCGCTTGCTTTGAGAGACTTTGGTGGAAAAGGCAACGTCTTAGGTGTTATCTTTGGTCAACCACCCAGAGTTACGGGTGGTAGCATAAAAAATGTCGCCGCCAATGTTAACTTAGATGACGATACATCTTATCACTTAGAGGGTCTTTACAAATTAAAGGTTTCCGATAATATTCAAGTCACTCCTGGCTTGTTGGTAATCTTCAATCCAGAGCATAACGATGCTAACGACACTGAATACGTAGGCACTCTACGTACTACCTTCACCTTCTAA
- a CDS encoding DUF3318 domain-containing protein gives MEPNVEIRRLLDVMPASGRMTTKVVSKPEQAKVIDASFPQPWNQARPIYINFDLWRRLTKPQRDLLLLQMVSWLTGVKWFKADIYQGVLLAGLLGGFLEAAQSDVVGVVVAGGLSAIAAFRIWHTNKSQESELNADAAAIRIAQRRGYSEVEAAQHLLSAIEAVAKIEGRSGLNFTELIRCQNLRAIAGLSPVGMPESYK, from the coding sequence ATGGAGCCAAATGTTGAAATTCGCCGTTTGTTAGATGTGATGCCTGCTTCTGGTCGGATGACGACAAAAGTCGTTAGTAAGCCAGAGCAGGCAAAAGTGATTGACGCCTCCTTTCCCCAACCCTGGAATCAGGCGCGACCGATATATATTAATTTTGATTTGTGGCGTCGCTTGACAAAGCCGCAACGAGACTTGCTGCTGTTGCAGATGGTTAGCTGGTTGACGGGGGTGAAGTGGTTTAAAGCCGACATTTATCAAGGTGTGCTGCTAGCGGGGCTGTTAGGCGGATTTTTGGAAGCAGCACAGTCAGATGTGGTGGGTGTAGTCGTAGCTGGGGGATTAAGTGCGATCGCCGCTTTTCGGATCTGGCATACTAACAAATCTCAAGAGTCAGAGTTAAATGCCGATGCAGCAGCAATTCGGATAGCACAGCGGCGCGGTTATTCAGAAGTTGAAGCAGCGCAGCATCTGTTATCTGCAATTGAAGCGGTAGCCAAAATTGAAGGGCGTTCTGGTTTAAATTTTACTGAGTTGATTCGTTGCCAAAACTTACGAGCGATCGCAGGTTTGTCACCAGTGGGTATGCCAGAAAGTTATAAGTAG
- a CDS encoding diguanylate cyclase, translating to MLSDEMIRQLDNLHPYLQTFNAWVASGYQDESCLLQGQALQEVLNWAQGESLSNLDYQFLVASQQLERRQLQQKLEAKNEEFQRLVTIATIDFLTQVANRRRFEEYLDIEWRRMARERQPLSLILVDVDFFKFYNDTYGHQAGDRCLKEIARVIFNIVQRPADLVARYGGEEFAVILSNTDTLGAAHIAQRICFAVRKLAIPHQKSQVSSYVTLSAGLATVIPTSYTSFQEIIAAADKALYQAKAAGRDRFVYSTEQTENLEEKQIASLAKLFVCDDSFLRESLWLSKQKLQQTMKKNQQMMKQVQQAMEKNQQIREKSQQLMGA from the coding sequence ATGCTTTCAGATGAGATGATTCGGCAGTTAGATAATCTCCATCCTTATTTGCAAACATTTAATGCTTGGGTAGCATCCGGTTATCAGGATGAGTCATGTTTACTGCAAGGGCAGGCATTGCAAGAGGTCTTAAACTGGGCGCAAGGCGAAAGCTTAAGCAATTTGGACTATCAATTTTTGGTAGCCAGCCAACAACTAGAGCGTCGCCAACTTCAGCAAAAACTAGAAGCGAAGAATGAAGAATTTCAGCGATTAGTTACTATAGCTACTATTGATTTCTTAACTCAAGTTGCTAACCGCCGACGATTTGAAGAGTATCTTGATATTGAGTGGCGGCGCATGGCACGCGAAAGACAGCCCCTCTCCCTCATCCTTGTTGATGTAGATTTTTTTAAATTCTACAACGATACCTATGGTCATCAAGCAGGCGATCGTTGTCTTAAGGAAATTGCTAGAGTCATCTTCAATATTGTTCAACGTCCTGCTGATTTAGTTGCCCGTTATGGTGGGGAAGAATTTGCTGTAATTTTGTCTAACACAGACACACTTGGTGCTGCTCACATTGCACAAAGAATTTGCTTTGCTGTGCGGAAACTGGCAATTCCCCATCAAAAATCACAAGTTAGTTCTTATGTAACCTTGAGTGCTGGGTTAGCCACAGTAATTCCTACATCTTACACTAGCTTTCAAGAAATAATTGCGGCGGCGGATAAAGCGTTGTATCAAGCAAAGGCAGCAGGACGTGATCGCTTTGTGTACAGTACTGAGCAAACTGAAAATTTAGAAGAAAAGCAGATTGCTTCTCTAGCAAAGCTGTTCGTCTGTGATGACTCGTTCTTAAGAGAGTCATTATGGCTGTCTAAACAGAAATTGCAGCAGACTATGAAGAAAAACCAACAGATGATGAAGCAAGTCCAACAGGCTATGGAGAAAAACCAACAGATTAGGGAGAAAAGCCAGCAGCTTATGGGGGCTTAA